GTATCAGTCTTAAGCCCAGGAGGCAAGTCCCCAGCATGGTCTAAGAGCGGGCAAAATCTGAGGGAATGCAGTGGACATTTCATACTCAAGGGCCAAAGGCATGATCTGATTGGGCAGTAGACGGGATTGAAATGCCTGACTACTGTATACCTTTAGCATGAAAATGTCCCTGTTTCTAGAAAATTTGCTTGCCCTGTATGTTACATGTGTTAGAAAATTTGACATGTCATTTACATGTCCTTAAAAATTAGACGAGAACTGGTTTTTGAGAATTAATTTTACAGCTACAACAAACATCCAAAATGACTTTACAAAACCATTTAGCTTTAAATATGTTGCTGTTAAAAGAACATGGTGTACACAGAAAGTGAAATCTTAGAGGGAGAGAATGTTGTATGACGATACACAATACCACCACCAGCACACGGGGGTGGCACTTCCAGTGTTGTCTCATCTGTGCCTGGAGACAGTGGTGGCAGTCAGTGAGGGCAGAAATACATGGCAGCTGTTTCCAAGCAGCGGTTTACAGGGGAGAATACAGGCGAGGAGCCGTCTGGAGTCTCACCCAAGTCCAAGAATatgtcccagcccctgcacagCTCTGGCATTTGCAAGTGGTTCAATGGCCGCATGGGCTTCAGCTTCCTCTCCATGACTGCCAAGGGCGGTGTAACCCTGGACTCCCTCATTGAGGTCTTCATGCAGAAGAGCAAGCTCCACATGGTGGGTTTCCGCAGCCTGAAGGAGGGTCAAGCTGTTGCGTTCACCTTCAAGGAGTCAGCGAAGAGTTTGGAGTCCATCCAGGTGACTGGCCCAGGGGGCATCTTCTGCATTGGCAAGAGGAGACCTGAGGACAAGAACATCCAGAAACACACAGCGAGAGGAGACCAAAGCTACAACTGCGGTGGGCTGGATTACCCTGCCAAAGAGTGCAAGCTCCTGCCACAGCCCAAGCAATGTCACTTCTGCCAGAGCACCAGCCACATGGTTGCCAACTGCCCCACAAAAGCACAGCAGTCCCCCAGCTCCCAGGGCAAACCTGCCTACTTCCAAGAGGAAGAGGACATACACGGCTCAGCTCTCCTCCCTGAAACCCCAGAATGATGTCTGAAGctcagaacagcagcacagtgcCCAGTCATGAGCCGACTCCCCTCATGACCACCAACACGCCAATGAGTCCTCAGCAGTGCCAGgcccagcagcagagacagagatGGACTCCTTCTTCAACAGACTTCTATCAGGGACAGCAACCAAGAGCCAACATGAACCACACTGGATCAACTGTTGAGATCGTCCATCTGACATTTGCATTGGCAGCTCTAATATTTTGTAGAATGTGTTTGGCTAACAAGTATAGATCTGAGTTATAAAGTTGTTTGTCATGATAGTGATGACTTGAATGCTTTATTTAACACTCCAAATTTTGTTCTTCTATGTACATGTTTTATTGCTTGCCTATTGAGGGAGATTGGTTTTTTTCTCGTGGAAGTGTATGCTGTCTGGTCAGTTaacatatgtatgtatttctGCATGTGACTGACTGAGGCACAGCTCAGGTTCCCATGTGTTGCTTTTTGTTCTACAGTTAAACCTTTCCCTAAGTCTTTATGTAGAAAGCTGTTcatcaaaatatgtatttgacTATGTGGGTGATAGCATTTCTCTGAAGTTTCCTAATGACTTCCGAACTGCTTAGGGATTTAGTgcctttttcaaaaaagaaaggagattcATGGTGGGGCCTACCATGGGGCTGTGCCTGCCCTGCGTGAGAGGTGCCATCAAGAATGTGGTGGAGACACCCAACCTGGAAGTAAAAAGAATCAAAAGCTTCTGAAAAGGGAATAGCCGCTTCAGGTTCTGAAGGACTGGGTAGGGACGATGGTTATCAGAGCCATTGTTAAGTGTATGATTACTCTCTTACTTCCTTCtaccttttctctctttacatCTTCTGTCTGCTACGTAACAATCACCACTCTAGAAGATGACCTCCAAGAAGATGTTTGTTTGAGCCATGGGGTGGAAGAAAAGGGTTTGGATGTAGAGATCACTACCACCAGTGAAgcaaaaacaaatgtttaagtCACGGGGTAGTGTGGCAGCCTTGAACCACCCTCTCCCTCGTCCCCCCatccttttcaaaacaaagaactatgttatgccttaaacatctGTTTTTTGCAACTTCGGACAGAAGAGATAGGCACCTGTGGAGGCAGACAATCTGTCTTTCTCAAGGTTTCTGTGAAACTAAGGCATAAATTTTTGAGATAGAGACAATAAACAGTGTTGCTGTCAAGGCTTCCTGGCCTGACTGGGAAGATCAAAGATGGACCACCTGGCAGGCAACGAACCTCTAggagaaaacacaaagcaacaGCAATCcataataaacaaaacaactcacttctgctCAGTACGGTGACCATTCCTCTAATTTCTTGACCTCCGACTCATTTCCAGAAAGATCTTCTTAATTAGCATGAGagcaagcagagggaggagacaaGCTGCCCTCTGCTACCTCACATGCAAATGGAGTGGGTTATAAAATTTCCTCAATAGGGaagtctttctgtctgtctgttttgtgtttgtgtgtgtgtgtgtgtatgtctgtgtgCTGTGTGACATTAACCAAGTTTTCCGCCCACCACCATGAAGAACCGAGTAGCTGTGGGAAAAGGGCCGTCAGTTCTCCCCTGGCACCTATATTTCCCCTCTGCACCCAGAGATCTGCCAATGAAGATCCTCTTTCTGTGAGAGGCTGGCATTAGTggcctgagggaagaagaagaggtggtGAGCACAAGCACTGGTCCCTCACTGCAGAGTGTCCAAGTTGCAGGATGTTTCAGTGGAACCCAAATCCCACAAGAAGTCTTTCCCCATAGTTGCCTGATGGGAACCAGGTGTGGAGCAGGGCACAGTCAagacccccagcccagccagtCCAGAGGTGACCTCTTACGTCTGTTGCTGAGAGGTGTCCTATCCAGGGGATGGGTCATCTCCCAGGCTACTCTGCAGATCCTGAGGGGGTTTCTCTCTGTCATCAtgtgggaaagaggaaaggcaCTGTGGTGTGAGCCAGAATGCTTGCTTTTAACTAAAAGCTTTTCAAAGGAGCGGGTGGTTTCCCCTGTATGGTGATGCTAGCCAATGATGGAgttcccctctccttccctagGCCATAGTGCCCAGAAGCTACGTCTCCTGCATTCCTCCAATTTCATCACCGAGCCCTCTTCTGTGGTGGTGATTCTTCATGgacccatcctcagctccttcccacagaAACACCTGGTCCCCTGTCGCTTCTAGTTCAATACCTATTTGTTGAGACCTCTTGGCTGCTACCTCACTCAGCACCAGGACGACGAATTGCAGAAGTGCATCTGGCATTGGCGTGGACATGAGGAGCCTGTGTCCCATCCCAGCATCAGCAACAGTGCATAAGCAGGGTGTCACCACAGAGACAATGGCCTGCACAGGTGGGCAGGGTTTCTTGAAGGGTTCCGGAGGCAGAGACTGCATTTCAGTTCCCTGAGCATCTCTCTGACAGGACAAAGGCATAATATTTCAGCTGCAGATGGGCTCCTTCTGGCAAGGGCAACCTGCTGCACTACAGTGCTCACAGACACACCCGGGGAGAGTGCCCCGCTGTGACCGACACATGTCCTCATGATGAGGGTCACACAGGAACAGACTGACACAGGTGTGCTCATGCAGGCCTGCAGGGAACCATGCGAAAATCTGTATGCTCACAGAAATCCAGGAAACCATCAGCAAGTGGGAACTTTGCTGAGGAGATGCTGGGGACCACACTGGCAGAAAAGGACTGAGGAACCCCAGGGAAAACCATGCCTCAGATATTTTCCTGGTGATTCCTGAGGACCTGTGGAGACTGCACAGAAGCAAGGAATGAAACAAAGGAGCCCAGCAAAATGGTTGTGACAGAACCGTTAGTGTTGCAATAGTGTTAGACACTCCCAACAGAGTCCCACTGGCATGCAACACTGAGAAACCATCAGAGGGAGGTGGAATGACAAGAGAAAAGGATATGGCATGTTGTGCCAAATGGCACTCCTTGGGGCACTGGTTGCAAAACATAGAAGCTTTGCCCATTTCCGGACAGCTTTGCCACAAAAGAGCCCACAAGAATGACCCAGGTACACATCACCTGCCTGCACAGGATGCCACCAGCACTTGAACTGAGAATTCTGCCTGCGGTGATGTGTGTCTGTTCTGGAAATCCTGGGGACTTTCATGCCGGCACTTACAGAAGCCTTCATATGGGAAAGCACGTGGCGGATGCCAGGAAATGAAAAGGTGGCAGTGCAGGaaaccaggacacagcccaTACCATTAGTTGGCATGTTTTGCGTTCAACATGAGCTTGTCAGAAGCCTTCCACAAAGgctgcctgggcctgaggcAGTGCAGGACTCCTATAAAAGGCAGCCCAACTCTCTGCTCTCTCATCCACTTCTCTTGCCAGTGTGTGGTTTCCCCTGTGTGGTGATGCTAGCTGATGCTGGAGTTCCCCTCTCATTCTCCAGGCCATGGGGCCCAGAAGCTAcatctcctgcatcccagccatGGCCAAATGGTTAGGAACCCATGTTTTGAGTCAGTGTCTCATTAGAGGTTTGGAAAGAGGTCTTACGGCACAACTGGACTTTTCTAGTACTTCTGGCACTAGAGATCCTTGGCTCTTTCCAGCATTGATGCTCTTTACTGGTGCTATTGGCTACATGCCTCAAGTTCACCATTTTCCTCCTCCCAGGCTCCTCAGGTTCTCATTCCTTTTCCCATAGCTCCTGGCTCTGGACAAGGGTCAGTCATGGAGACGAGTGAATCCTGTACCCTCAAAGCTTTTGCAGGATTTAGGAACAAGGACCCTGTGAAGCAGTTCAGCCCTTTGAGGATGCCTGGCGCAAATACTAAATGAATTGTCCAGGGTTGGGCATTCTCCTCATTGAGACCAGAGTGCTGTGGCCCTGTCCCTTCCCTCTGACAGCAAGGGGCTGAGACTGTGTCAATGCCTGGCACTGATGCGGTGGGGTGTCAACACGGGCCTGGGAATGGTCCGGCACAACTATGTACACACACTCATGCACTAACTCGTATCCAACGTGCTCAAGTGTGCACCAGAATGCACAGACACAAGCAAATGTGCACGAGGCCAGAGATGTGCAAAGAATTGTACAGGTAAATACAAACACGGGGTCTCACCAAAGGCACAGAGGTGTGTGCACAGCCAGGCAGACAAGCACATGGATGTGCATGCAGAGAATCACACAAACTGGTACACAATCACACTAACAGGCACATTATTGCAGATGAGCACATAGCAGTGGATGTgactgaggagctgctggggacctCCCCTCCAGAGCAGGGGTGAGGTATTCTAAGCAGGACAGAAGCACTGGCAGCATTTCTCCAGGTGTCTCAGGGATCCATGGACTgcccagagagaggagaaggcCAAAGAGGTTGCATTTTCCTCCTGAGGGCAGCTTAGAGTGGAAGAGAGATGAAAACATAAAGTGCAGCCCACTTGCCTCTGAATTCAAACAACTGACTGCTGGAGCAAGCTGGGAGGGAATCAGAGAGGACATTGCACACGCTAAGAGAAGCCTCTGGGGAAAAGCCAAGGATTTCAGGGctgggagcaactggggccCTTCCTGCCAATAAGATTATGAATAATCCACCGGATGTCCCCAGGCTGACATTACCTTCCTCCACTGGACTCCTCTGGTCTTCTGCCCACATTGATGCAACCTTGCTCTGAAAATCCTTACTCTGGCCCTGGAAAGTCAGCTGCCCCACAAGCACTCAAGGCCATTCCTCTTGGCCTggatggagctgtgctgggggaagaaggCTCAGATAGAAGATGGCCACAAAGATGGAAGGAGGGGATGGTAGAAGAATTCACCTTGGCTAGAGCCCAGAGCCTTTTCCATCTCACCTTTCCAGACATCTCTAGAATGAGGGGGCAGGTGTGCATCCAAGGGCAAGGATATCTAGGCCATGTCCCCTGTTCTTCTGTCACACTGTCACAAATGGAGGTTTTTTTACATGGCTTTAATTTAGCAGCAATTTATTATTTGTCAGTACTTTGTGGTAGATTACAAGGTTAGGTTTTTAATTCACAATACCACTTAATCATCAAACAATTTGACAGAGTGGTGAATAAAATTTGTTATAATCAACCAAAATGGCAACTCAAGTAAAGGTTGTAAATTACAAGGTTCAGGCTAAATTTAAGGTAGGTTTTCCTAACTTGAACATAGACAGGCACACAAAAGAGAGTAAATTaagtcacacacacaaacagacagaaaaaacagtgcTGAAATCAAATTTCATAGACCCCCACAATAAATATTAAGCTGTTAAGAGAATTTCCCTTTCGTGAGTTTTATaaatttctcacttttacttGTTGACATTCATCAGCAGAAAATTGTCAAACATCAAGAAATGAAGCCTTTAAATCATCATGAAATCATCATTAAACAATCATTGCATATTCACATAATCCACCGTGAAGAGGTATCCCAGTCAGGGGGAGATACTGGATCGCAACCGATGCGATCCAGGACAGAAAATACTCACTTTAGGACAGAAATTTATAGGCTCACAAGGTCGTTGACTTTGCTCAGTATTTTCCATTCCAGCCACAGCTCACATGGGCTGCCCTGGGCAATGACACAGTTAGGAGGAGTTTAAGGTGAAATCAGGGGTGTCTGGTTGTCCCAACTCACTCTCTGGTCAAGACAAGAACGATGTTGGCCGTCCTTGTGGTCACCAAGCAAGGAGTGCTTAATTATCCAAGCTCGCTGCACCCTTCAACCAAGACAAGAAGAGACACATAATTCTGGACTATCTAGTAATCACCACGTGAGGAATGCCACTTCATTTCTGCTCACTGCACCTGTGATTAAGGCAAGAACACTTGCAACCGAAGTGAGTATGCAAAGGCAGCTTGGTAGAAATCACCAGGCAGCCTGCTGGGGTGTGTCTGTACCACCAAACACAGCCACACAGTGCCCTGTGCAGCCCCAGTGCCTCATTAGACAGGTTTGCAGGGTTGATGTGTCCTGTGGAATGCACATCCTCAATTCCATCAGACAGTCACCTCCAGGATAGAAGGTCATTCACATAGGCCTGCAAGATGACACGGATGAAATCGTAGGGAGAGCACAGGTATGAACTGCCCTTGCTCTCTCTGTGCAGCTCATGGACTAGTTCAATCCCATCCTGGGATGCAGGGGTAGAACAGCTCTATGGTGGAAGCTCTCTCACCaccttctgcttttccctccgGCCACTAACCCCAGCCCCTCACAGGAAGAGGATCTTCGTTGGAAGATCTCCGGGTgcacaaggaaaataaagctgcCAGGGAAGAACTGAGGGCCCTTTCCCAGTGCTCAGACTTGCACAGAGGGGCCACCACCCAGGATGCCAGGAGAGGTGACCTGTACTATGCCcctcctgccagctccctcctctcctgaAGTCTACAGCTCATGGGGAACAGCGTTTGGTGCTTTCACCTCAGAAACTTGGGACTAGAAAGGCAGTCAAGATGTTGTGTACCGACCTCTCTCTGAAACTTTGAGAGAGAATAGGCCAGAAGTGAGAGGCAATGAGGGAAAAATAgttggggaaagaaaagccGTAAGCCTGCCACTAGTTCCCAGGTACACGAGCACAAAGGCCAATTGACGTCATTGGCCACCATCCCCACAAGGGAACAACAGCGGGAGAAAGAGACTGCTCTTGATGGCACAGATAGAAAGCAGAAATCAAGCATGGAAATGGCAAACAATTTTTACCATTATTTCCACAAGTGTTGCAAAACCAAGAGGACCTTGGCTGGCTCCCAGGAACCCACCCAGCTGGatgccctttccttcctctaTGGGACAGAAGGAGAACGTAAGGTGAAAATTGTCATGGGTCCAGGAACAGACACAGGCACTTCTTACCAACTAATGCCAGAGGCAAAATAGATTTCTCTTGGGGAAGATTCATTTAACCTATTACCGATAAAAAATAGAGCAGAGTGGTGAGAAACAGCCAAAAGAATCTCAAGTACGTTCACCGCATCGGCAAGCGTTTTTCACAGGTTCATCTTTCCTCCTTCATTGCAGGCATCACTATTTGCTCCACTCTTAAGCAGCACGGTGGGATGCAGAATAGGGGGTTGTGGTCAATACACAAAAGTTCCTTTCTTATCAAGTACGGACTTTGACTGACCCACTCATGAAAAATCGTCAGAGTTTTTGTGGCTTTCCCTAATCCACATGTACCTGCATTTCcagacacagctgcagggcCCTCAGACTCAGTTTTTTATGGGGGACGTGGAAGGCCTCGTGCTTGAACAGCAAAGGAGTTTGAATGAAAAGTGTTTGACTCCCCCTGATTCACCCAGATATTTTGTCCTCCATCTCACAGCAGAGCAACACCTGGATTGCTGTCCCTTGTAGTCCAATACCCATGTGGTGAGACCTCTTCGCCGCTACCTCACTCAGCACCAGGCTAATGAGTTGCAGAAATGCATCTGGCATTGGCATGGACATGAGGAGCCTATGTTCCATCCCAGTCACCAGCAACACTGCATCAGCAGGGTATTGCCACAGGGACAATGGCCTGCACAGATGGGCAGGATTCTTGGCCTTTTTCCCTGTTCGTAAAGCAAGAAAGAGAGGGTGCAGGAGGCAGAGACTGCATTTCAGTTCCCTGAGCATCTCTCTGCCAGGACAAAGGCACCACTATTCAGCTGCAGATGGGCTCCTTCTGGCAAGGGCAACCTGCTGCAGTACAGTGCCCATGGACACACCAGGGGA
This DNA window, taken from Caloenas nicobarica isolate bCalNic1 chromosome 24, bCalNic1.hap1, whole genome shotgun sequence, encodes the following:
- the LOC135998183 gene encoding protein lin-28 homolog A-like — its product is MAAVSKQRFTGENTGEEPSGVSPKSKNMSQPLHSSGICKWFNGRMGFSFLSMTAKGGVTLDSLIEVFMQKSKLHMVGFRSLKEGQAVAFTFKESAKSLESIQVTGPGGIFCIGKRRPEDKNIQKHTARGDQSYNCGGLDYPAKECKLLPQPKQCHFCQSTSHMVANCPTKAQQSPSSQGKPAYFQEEEDIHGSALLPETPE